AAGActttaagaattaaaaactaTCTGAAGAATGGCATGTGAACATTCAAAATacgtttttaagcttttttatttgtgctttcaAGATGTACATCCACAGAGCGATGAGGTGACAACATCTGTCCTCACCATCCAGGATTTCTGGAAGACGAAACAAAATGATCCAGAGGTCAGAGGTGCCTCCTGACAGCTTCATTTGAggcttaatttaaaatattaacagttttctaatttaatttgaattgttTTCAGGTTTATCCTGTGACCAAAGATACTTACAAGAATCGTGTTGCTCTGATGATcacaaataaaacgtttttgaaTGAGAAAATGAACCGGAGTGGAGCTGAAAAAGacgaggagaacatggagaGACTGCTTTCAAACCTGGGGTATAAAGTGGAGAAGCACACAAACCTCACTGGAAAGgtacttcatttaaaaaaataaaataaagaaaaagcctaaatgactTTGCTATAAAGAGAGCAATGTTGTCATTTTCCCTGTTGACAGGACATTAATGAAGCTTTCATTAGCTTCTCCAAACAGCAAAAACTAAAGCAGACGGACAGTGTGATCGTCGTTCTCATGTCTCACGGGAAGCTGGGAGCTGTTCTCGGTGTTGACGAATACGAGTTTCCTGTcaacaacatttatgaacacttGGGTTCAGAAAAATGTCCAGCATTGTTGGATAAACCCAAAATCATCATCATCCAGGCCTGCAGaggaggtgattttttttattttttttttactcacaatGTTTGTATAAGCACTAGTGGTTCTTTCTAATCaataaaatatgtcaaactTTTTAGCTCAAAAGGGATCTGTGCTCGTCAGTGATGGTGAAAGCCAAGCTGGAGGGTTCCaatctcctgctgctgcagaagatTTACTGGAGGACAGTTGGAGATATGTGCACAAAGAGAAAGATTTCATTTCACTTCTTTCCTGCACTCCTGGTCAGTTCAGCAATATTGGACCATTATAGACAATTGTTACTATTGGACTGTTATAAAtattgtatataaatatatatatacataggCAGTATAAAAAACTAACCCATTCTTTTGTATTTGGATGTTCTTTCTGCAGATACTGTGTCCTACAGGCAACCAGATGACGGGTCGATCCTCATCCAGTATATTGATAAAATATTCAGCAGTGATGCAAATACTCAGCACATCCAGGAGCTCTTCAGAAAAGTAAGATGTTACAATCAACACTGCTTTAAACTGGACATTTTGTTAGTTATAAAAAGTGCACgtaaatgaaaatatgcattaatGCAACGACGTGGCAGCAGCTCTGGATCTATAAGGTCTTTGGTCAAGTATCAGAGCAGAGAAACAAGGGATTTAGGTCAGTTTAAAGGTATATCAAATCTGCGATTAAGTATAggt
The sequence above is a segment of the Oryzias melastigma strain HK-1 unplaced genomic scaffold, ASM292280v2 sc03621, whole genome shotgun sequence genome. Coding sequences within it:
- the LOC112140709 gene encoding caspase-1 (The sequence of the model RefSeq protein was modified relative to this genomic sequence to represent the inferred CDS: added 18 bases not found in genome assembly) → MARMLIDIVRKKGSKASSKMIDHLEKNDPSLFSELGLSGAHQPQKNVHPQSDEVTTSVLTIQDFWKTKQNDPEVYPVTKDTYKNRVALMITNKTFLNEKMNRSGAEKDEENMERLLSNLGYKVEKHTNLTGKDINEAFISFSKQQKLKQTDSVIVVLMSHGKLGAVLGVDEYEFPVNNIYEHLGSEKCPALLDKPKIIIIQACRGAQKGSVLVSDGESQAGGFQSPAAAEDLLEDSWRYVHKEKDFISLLSCTPDTVSYRQPDDGSILIQYIDKIFSSDANTQHIQELFRKVRCYNQHCFKLDILLVIKSARK